ACAGTCatttaaaagggtttatttaaCCACTAAGTATTTTtccagaataattcataagtattttttttaacaaagttGAGTGAGCTAATTTATAATGACACTGTAAAAACAGTCATTTAAAAAGGTTTATTTAACCACTAATAGCCACCCAATTATAATAATAACGTATTAACAAAAATTATCACCCAATTAAATCTAtcatcattaaaagaaaaacttaTGATTTCATGAAATGATGATAGTCTGTGCATAACAGCTcctctttttgaaatttcaatgTTTCGGCCACaattaaaaaaaccaaaatcctaccaaaataaaattattctggCAACTTGCCAATATTACACACATAACTCTCCTGTTTTTGTGGAGTCTTCTCTCTCTACCCTAGGGctctagggttagggttttttcTTCATACTTGGAGTTTTTTCATCGGTTTTCGATCTATCCACGCCTGTATATGTGCGTTTTTGTTTCTCTGTGATATACGACTACCTCTAGGGTTTTGAATATGGAGGAAGGGCTTGTTGCGGCGTGTTCCCAACTGCGATTGACAGAAGATGAGCAGGAGACGATAACGCTGGAGGATGTTATTAATGATAACGCAAAGGAGAAGGCTGAGCTGAGCCTTGTGGGGAAATTATTAACTCAGAAACCCTATAACCTAATCCATATGAAGAACGCGTTGATTAGTGCCTGGAAATTGGCAATAGGGTTTACCATACGCGACATCGGAGATGACTTGTTTATTTGTGAATTCTTCTCAAAGCTTGATAAGAACAGAATCTTGCATGATGGCCCTTGGAATTTTGACAAACAATTGATCCTCTTCGAACTATGTCGGGAAACATGCAGCCTAATAATATGGTTCTAAATCATTGCCCAGTCTGGGTTAGAATCTATAATCTACCGATGAATTGTAGAGGTAGGGCAACAGTTAGCAAGATTGGTTCAAAACTTGGGAAAATTGTGGAGGTGGATGGTAATAGTGGGGAATGCAACAGATATGGTAGAGTGAGGGTCAATTTGGATGTTTCAAAATCAATGATAAGAGGAACTAAGGTAATCAATCCTCTTGGAGAGCAATGCTGGATTCCGTTCAAGTACGAAAGGCTCCAAAATTTTTGCTATTGGTGCGGGATGTTGGACCACCTTGTTGCGGATTGTGAAGAAAAACCGGAGGAGACTGAGGTGTCTGATTGGCCATATGGTCCAGGGCTATGAGCAACTCC
This window of the Mercurialis annua linkage group LG5, ddMerAnnu1.2, whole genome shotgun sequence genome carries:
- the LOC126681492 gene encoding uncharacterized protein LOC126681492 is translated as MEEGLVAACSQLRLTEDEQETITLEDVINDNAKEKAELSLVGKLLTQKPYNLIHMKNALISAWKLAIGFTIRDIGDDLFICEFFSKLDKNRILHDGPWNFDKQLILFELFWVRIYNLPMNCRGRATVSKIGSKLGKIVEVDGNSGECNRYGRVRVNLDVSKSMIRGTKVINPLGEQCWIPFKYERLQNFCYWCGMLDHLVADCEEKPEETEVSDWPYGPGL